A window from Populus trichocarpa isolate Nisqually-1 chromosome 3, P.trichocarpa_v4.1, whole genome shotgun sequence encodes these proteins:
- the LOC7465383 gene encoding uncharacterized protein LOC7465383: protein MESCCIWSAHQHLIQSHHRFIGFSNHKNQLVHLLAANGPRKCNTRSSRIFCTYEDPVKKPPQPSPSSSSSSSSAIQLYNQIERLLTETSRQSQDYWGGSKDWSEVEGSWVLKPKSSRPKSVVHFIGGIFVGAAPQLTYRLFLERLAEKGVLVIATPYASGFDYFFIADEVQFKFDRCLRFLQETVQDVPTFGIGHSLGSVIHLLIGSRYAVQRSGNILMAFNNKEASSAIPLFSPVLVPVAQSFGPFLSQIASSPTVRLGAEMTMKQLENFSPPIMKQVFPLVEQLPPLYMDLVNGREDFSPKPEETRRLIKSYYGISRNLLIKFRDDAIDETSMLAQVLSSEAAISSMLDMSIRMLPGDHGLPLQQVFPDVPPAMADAVNRGSELFANLTMGTPWETVAKEVGNTLGADSSILRARASKDVDQLVEVIISWMASNSGPKF from the exons ATGGAGAGTTGCTGCATATGGAGTGCTCATCAACATCTGATTCAGTCCCACCATCGCTTCATCGGTTTTTCCAATCATAAAAATCAACTTGTTCATTTACTGGCGGCAAATGGTCCCCGTAAATGTAATACCAGAAGCAGCAGAATCTTCTGTACTTATGAAGACCCCGTCAAGAAACCACCACAACCatcaccatcttcttcttcgtcgtcgTCTTCGGCAATCCAACTTTACAATCAGATTGAAAG ATTACTTACGGAGACCTCAAGACAATCACAAGATTATTGGGGTGGTTCTAAAGACTGGTCTGAAGTTGAG GGATCATGGGTTCTTAAACCAAAAAGCTCAAGACCCAAGTCAGTTGTTCATTTCATTGGTGGTATATTCGTTGGAGCAGCACCCCAGCTTACTTACCGTTTATTTCTTGAACGCTTGGCAGAAAA GGGTGTTTTGGTGATTGCCACACCATATGCTAGTGGATTCGACTATTTCTTCATTGCTGATGAAGTGCAGTTCAAATTTGATAGGTGTCTTCGGTTTCTTCAAGAAACC GTACAAGATGTTCCTACTTTTGGCATAGGCCACTCTTTGGGAAGTGTCATTCACCTTTTGATTG GATCACGATATGCTGTGCAAAGAAGCGGAAATATACTGATGGCATTCAATAACAAG GAAGCAAGTTCAGCTATCCCTTTGTTCTCACCTGTTCTTGTCCCAGTGGCCCAAAGCTTTGGACCATTTCTATCACAAATCGCATCATCACCGACCGTTCGACTTGGG GCAGAGATGACAATGAAGCAACTAGAGAACTTTAGCCCTCCCATTATGAAGCAAGTTTTTCCTTTGGTTGAGCAACTTCCTCCCTTATACATGGACTTGGTTAATGGAAGAGAAGATTTCAGTCCCAAACCCGAAGAAACTCGTCGCCTT ATAAAATCATATTACGGCATTTCTAGAAATCTTCTGATAAAGTTCAGGGACGATGCAATCGATGAAACTTCAATGCTAGCTCAGGTGCTTAGTTCAGAAGCAGCCATTAGTTCAATGCTAGACATGTCAATTCGCATGTTGCCAGGAGATCATGGGCTTCCATTGCAGCAG GTGTTCCCAGATGTCCCTCCTGCAATGGCAGATGCAGTAAACCGAGGAAGTGAGCTTTTTGCAAATCTTACCATGGGAACCCCGTGGGAGACAGTTGCCAAAGAAGTAGGCAACACACTAGGCGCAGACTCGAGCATCCTCCGTGCACGAGCATCAAAGGATGTAGACCAACTTGTGGAAGTGATAATATCCTGGATGGCTTCAAATTCAGGGCCGAAATTCTAG
- the LOC7497566 gene encoding DNA repair RAD52-like protein 2, chloroplastic — MSVHNSSSVVFLTKSPSPAALLSPSCRLNMIDSRDNYFRTRNCKLIMHSIIAGSSGNGSGGSGPAGAGGGDGGVKKKGVPNSNYVVPLDNSLASAYTSCITRPLSEILRDLNKRIPDNIIKPPNSSSTLIPWFHANRMLSFYAPGWCGEIRDVIFAENGSVTVVYRVTIRGSDGEAHRESSGTVSSSDVAIEDPVAAAEEIAFCRACARFGLGLYLYHEEQIL, encoded by the exons atgtCAGTGCACAACTCCTCTTCCGTCGTCTTCCTCACAAAATCACCGTCGCCGGCGGCTCTTTTATCTCCATCATGTAGATTGAACATGATTGATAGTCGTGATAATTACTTTAGGACTAGGAATTGTAAATTGATCATGCATTCTATAATAGCTGGAAGCAGTGGGAACGGTAGTGGTGGAAGCGGTCCGGCAGGAGCAGGAGGAGGAGATGGTGGAGTGAAGAAGAAAGGAGTGCCAAATTCCAATTATGTGGTCCCGCTTGATAATTCTTTGGCTTCTGCTTACACTTCTTGTATTACGCGGCCTCTCTCGGAGATCTTGCGTGATCTCAATAAGAGGATTCCTGATAACATCATTAAGCCTCCTAATTCCTCTTCCACCCTTATCCCCTG GTTCCACGCAAACCGCATGCTCAGCTTCTATGCTCCTG GATGGTGTGGAGAAATACGTGATGTTATATTTGCAGAAAATGGAAGTGTGACTGTGGTATACCGTGTCACTATACGAGGATCTGATGGAGAG GCTCATCGTGAATCATCCGGGACGGTATCATCCAGTGATGTTGCCATTGAAGATCCAGTTGCTGCAGCAGAGGAAATAGCTTTCTGCAGAGCATGTGCCCGGTTTGGGCTTGGATTGTATCTGTATCATGAGGAGCAGATACTATAG
- the LOC18109759 gene encoding hsp70 nucleotide exchange factor FES1-like, with protein sequence MERVVLRFLLASAVILTAATVISGERVNETSATAELVWSKGKLESDLLSKPQPGNSDYLSAGADVDDHDGGFSSLDGVLRWTIGHSDPAKLKESAEDVQRLSASELQKRQLEIKLIEKMNMPSDAQLMQIAIDDLNNSSSSLEDRQRALQELLILVEPLDNANDLNKLGGLAIVIQELNHPDPDIRRLSAWVLGKAYQNNPVVQKQILELGALTKLIKMVKSNSIEEAIKALYAVSALIRNNLSGQELFYAEAGDTMLQEKRLIGKYFEEISQDTGKYVFGVDDTLKALEMGAVETLIVWESLDINRYQLKNSATGEIVIKHLNKEQETNQDNFRDAETKAELEVQDKMPLLEWFANEYKRFGCTLEFVTNKSQEGSQFCRGIGGILRYQLDMRSFDLSDGDVYDDSE encoded by the exons ATGGAGCGTGTCGTTTTAAGGTTTCTGTTGGCCTCGGCAGTGATTTTAACCGCTGCAACGGTGATTAGTGGCGAGCGAGTCAATGAAACTTCTGCTACAGCGGAGTTAGTGTGGTCAAAAGGAAAACTGGAGTCTGATCTCTTGAGCAAGCCTCAGCCGGGAAACAGCGACTATTTATCCGCGGGTGCGGATGTTGACGACCATGACGGCGGGTTTTCTTCTCTTGATGGAGTGTTACGATGGACCATTG GGCATTCTGATCCAGcgaaattaaaagaaagtgcAGAAGATGTTCAGAGGTTGTCTGCTAGTGAGTTACAGAAGCGTCAATtagaaattaag TTGATAGAGAAGATGAACATGCCATCCGATGCACAGTTGATGCAGATAGCGATAGATGATTTAAACAATTCATCTTCATCTTTGGAAGATCGCCAACGTGCGTTGCAGGAACTTCTCATACTTGTTGAGCCACTTGATAATGCAAATG ATTTGAACAAACTTGGTGGTCTTGCCATAGTAATCCAAGAACTTAATCATCCTGACCCAGACATAAGGAGACTTTCTGCATGGGTTCTTGGAAAAGCTTATCAAAATAATCCAGTTGTTCAAAAACAG ATTTTGGAACTTGGGGCACTGACTAAGCTAATAAAGATGGTAAAATCTAATTCCATAGAAGAAGCCATTAAAGCACTATATGCTGTTTCGGCATTGATCCGAAACAATTTATCTGGTCAGGAGTTGTTTTATGCTGAAGCTGGGGATACAATGCTTCAG GAGAAGCGCTTGATAGGCAAGTACTTTGAAGAGATAAGTCAGGATACaggaaaatatgtttttggtgttgATGACACTCTGAAAGCTTTGGAGATGGGTGCTGTTGAAACTCTAATTGTGTGGGAAAGTTTGGATATTAATAGGTACCAGTTGAAAAACTCTGCCACTGGTGAGATTGTCATAAAACATCTGAATAAGGAGCAGGAAACCAACCAGGACAACTTTAGGGATGCAGAAACCAAAGCTGAACTGGAAGTTCAAGATAAAATGCCACTGCTGGAGTGGTTTGCAAATGAGTACAAGCGTTTTGGTTGCACTCTAGAGTTTGTTACTAACAAATCACAAGAAGGATCCCAGTTTTGCAGAGGGATTGGTGGTATCCTCCGTTACCAGCTTGATATGAGATCATTTGATCTTTCTGATGGAGATGTTTATGATGATTCTGAATAA
- the LOC18109761 gene encoding U2 small nuclear ribonucleoprotein A' has product MVRLTADLIWKSPHFFNAIKERELDLRGNKIPVIENLGATEDQFDTIDLSDNEIVKLENMPYLNRLGTLIINNNRITRINPNIGEYLPKLHTLVLTNNRLVNLAEIDPLSSLPKLQFLSLLDNTITKKPNYRLYVIHKLKSLRVLDFKKVKAKERAEAEHLFSSKEVEEEAKRESVKTFTPGEIPNIPEVAEEQQAPKVVAPTPEQIIAIKAAIVNSQTLEEVARLEKALNSGQLPADLKILDDTGSNSVKEQDDKMATDSQNEAEPNNLEEQKDNEATPMEQE; this is encoded by the exons ATGGTGAGACTGACAGCCGACTTGATTTGGAAAAGCCCTCATTTCTTCAATGCCATCAAGGAACGCGAATTGGATCTTCGAG GTAACAAGATTCCTGTAATTGAAAACTTGGGTGCTACTGAG GACCAATTTGATACGATTGATTTGTCTGACAATGAGATTGTCAAGCTGGAAAACATGCCATATCTTAATCGGTTGGGCACTTTGATAATTAATAACAACAGAATTACCCGAATCAATCCCAACATTGGAG AGTACTTGCCAAAACTACACACGTTGGTTCTTACAAATAATAGGCTTGTCAATTTGGCGGAGATTGatcctctctcttctcttccaaAGCTGCAGTTCCTTAGTCTTTTGGATAATACCATTACAAAAAAGCCAAATTATAGGCTGTACGTGATTCATAAACTAAAATCACTCCGGGTTCTTGATTTTAAGAAAGTCAAAGCCAAG GAGAGAGCAGAAGCAGAACATTTGTTTTCATCCAAAGAGGTTGAAGAAGAGGCTAAAAGGGAATCTGTCAAGACATTCACTCCAGGTGAGATTCCAAACATTCCAGAAGTTGCAGAGGAACAACAGGCTCCTAAAGTGGTTGCCCCTACACCTGAGCAGATTATAGCAATCAAG GCTGCCATTGTCAATTCCCAGACTCTTGAAGAGGTGGCACGACTTGAGAAG GCATTAAACTCCGGCCAGCTTCCTGCAGATCTTAAAATTTTGGATGATACTGGATCAAACAGTGTCAAAGAACAAGATGACAAAATGGCTACTGACAGTCAAAATGAGGCTGAACCAAACAATTTGGAGGAACAGAAGGATAATGAAGCCACACCTATGGAACAG GAATAA